The sequence TGGCATGTAGTTGAACAATATTTTAGTTAAACCAGGGCAATCGAACGAATCGATTTAACTCGATAGCATCTgttgcaaaaaataaaaaataaaaaattacaacttaattttaaaaaattgacaGAGAACAGGGGTTATTTTGTCAAGAATATAAATTTTTCAGGCAACTATCGCTCTAACCTtacagcaaaaaaaaaaaaaaaattaaatttaattatatatattagtaaaagtttcataaataaacatttgatgaaattaaaaaaaaaacatggttaataataacataataagtaataaaattttaaaaccatATAGATGAAACCTTATAAAAGTTCTTTTTCAAACACCCTGGCTCCCATTTCTATTATCTTTCCTCTCATGTACTTCAACTCGAAAGCCATCATTTCCAAAGCTCTCTTGTTCCTCTCCTATTTGCTCTGCCCAAGCTTTGGTGGAATCGCTACAATAAAAcacttcaatttttccaagtgTTGGGTGTTCACCAAAATCTTGAGGAAATTCCTCCAAATTTAAATGTCGAAGAATCAAATGCTGGAGGACTGGGAAGTGTGTATTGTCTGCTCTCCAATGTACCAAGTCAATGTCCGCAATCTGCAACACTTTCAATCTAACAAATTGCCCTTGTATTGGACACCACGTCAGGCGTTTACGCGGGTCGGACCAGAGCCGAAGTAGCTCAAGATTAGGCAATGAACCCACAATGCTCATATCTTCCCAAGGCAAGCTGCAGCCACTTATAGTCAACTTTTTGAGAGACGGTGGGAAGCTGAGGTGTTCCCAAGATATGGGGCTATCTACAGAGAAATATAGGGATTGGAGTTTCTGCAAGTGGGCAAGATTTTGAAGGAAGGTCCAATATTCCACTCCTTGGGGTAGACGATCATATATAACATCTAATTTCTTCAGATTTGGAAGTCTTGTACAAGCCTCCTCACTACACCTAAAATTTACAACCGTGGAGAGAGTCTGCAAATTTTCCAAGATATGATGATCAGCTGGAGGATCAGGTAAAACACATCCACTACTACACTCCAGATGCCTAAGGTGTGGCAAAATCCAAATTTCCGGGGGTAGAGATAATGGTTCAAATGTCACATGTACATGCAAAGTTTGTATATTCCAAAATAGGGATATCGAAGAAATAAACCTCGTATCCCGAACGAAATCACTCTGGAAAGACATGAACCGGAGGTTCATTAGCTGCAAAATTTCATCAGGTAAATAAATCCCACGGAACAGCCTCAACAATCGGAAATTTGTAGTGTACCATTGTGTGCTATCCGATCCATAAATAATAGAACGAGTGAGTGATGCTTGTCCCTCTAACTCAAGGCCGCATGGGATGTATCTTTTGGGTTTCAAGGAAGCTTGACCAAAACCGATACCACGCATGAATTTTATCTCTGAAGGAATAGCTGGGTTCTGTAAATCTATCACACCACACAAGTTAATTTTTTGAGCCTCTCTCAGGCATAGGTCCCTCAAGAGATCATGAATGCCACACCTATGTAATTCCCCAAGGTCCCCTCGACTTCGAACAAAAATGAGGTTTCTATCAATAAGGTCTGTTATGTACTCATTTGCTGCCTCTTCCAAGCTTTTATCGCTTATCGGTTTTAGAAATCCTTCAGAAACCCATATCTTGATGAGCGAAGGGATATCATGAATATCAGGCCCTTCTCGAGCCATAGCCAAGTAGAGAAAGCACGGTTTCAAATGAATAGGCAAGTTATTGTAACTCAAATATAATATCTCCAAGCATTTCTCCTTGTCCTCTGAATTTATGATTGAGTTCAAATTTTCAGCGACATGCTTCCACGACAACGTCGTCTTATCAGACTTGGCAAGGAGTCCACCGATCACCACAATTGCTAGAGGAAGTCCTCCACAATTTTTCGCAATAGTCTTTCCTAATTTTTCAAGTTCAGGAGGACACTCTCTATCACCAAACACCTTTTCGCTCAACAATTCCCAACTTCTGTCAGCATTTAAAAATTCCATTTCAAAAGGCCGACAAGAGCTCAAATCCGCCACCACATTCCCTTCCCTCGTCGTTATCAAAATTCGACTTCCATTGCTGCAGCCATGATCTGGAAAGAATCGTTTTATCGCATACCAAGCATCAGTGCTCCACAAATCATCCATCACGATCAAATATCTTCTACCACATAAGCTTTTGTGCAATTGTTCACCCAACCTTTCATCATCACCCTTTTCTTCGCTTTTGTAAGATTGTTGGCCTAACTCACCATCACCTAAAGGACTCTCTGCTCTGCTTTGTCCAATTTCTGATAGCatttcagaaataatttttcgTGCACTATGTTTTTGGGATATTGTAGCCCAAGCACGAATATCAAAGTGATGCTTATTAAGTGGATGTTCGTACACATATTTAGCTAGAGTCGTCTTACCGATTCCTCCCATTCCAACAATCGCTACCATTTGGCGATTTGATTGTTGTCCTGTGAGTATATCCAATAGTTCATTCAGCTTCTCATCAGCACCCATCATAGTAGTGTTCTCCTTGGCAGCTGATCTTGACGGCACAGCAGGCGAAAAATCTGTAAACGTCGGATCTTCCTCAGACTTCCCAATAGTCTCTTTTATCCTCATCAGCTTGTCCTCCATCAGATCCTCCATTTCTTCTATAACTTTGTGGATATATTGAGAGAAGCTGGTGGAGCTCTTCGCCTCGCTGCCCGTAGATCGTGCCAGAACTTGATCCAATACATGGGATTCAATGACATCCTCTGCTGCATAAGCCATATCTGCAATTTGCCTCTCCAATCCAGCCATTTCTTGGTGGGCTCTGTGTGAATAATCTTCGAGAAATTCTTGAAGGAGACGAACCTTTTGCAGCAGGGATCCGATCATGTTTCTGTGTATACGAAGCCATTGCTGGGAAGGGTGCATGATCATCTCTGAAGTATGCATAAGAGACATTAGAGCTGAATAAGCCGCCGCCATATTTGAAGCTTCAACTTTCAGTAGTGAATTTGGCTTCTGCTGTGCTGATGTTTCGCAGCTTCTGGACTCGATGGCGATCTACAATCAAATGCACAAAATACATATACAGTTTTCTAAAATAGTTGAGATCTCGAATGAAAAAATTTTCCAATCAAGATTCGATCTTGAACTTGGGAGCACACTTTTCGAGCGAAAGCAAGAGGAACATTTTTGCCTAGCATTTTAAAAACGTGACATTATTTTATGCAAACCAAAACAATGGAACAAATCGACTAACATTTATTTATGTAGTGGGACTCATGTGTCCAaattatatcatatcataaaaaaatatgatataaatattaaatattttttgcaaaaataatTGGTTCGCGGGCGTGCCATGCATGATAATGCTAAAATGTAATTAATATGCGAAACATGAAAGGGCCCGTGTTctgatttatatttaatgagcAAACAATCATAATTAtttaatgtaaacagcgaaaacgagttgaaaatttgcgttttgggcctacagaaaattcggcatgaactattcgtaaataggacatcccaaaaacctgtataacacaaccaacaatatatactcgaaaatagagacACAACACCAATTtcaaacctatagccgcactggccaggacgaAACACATGtagagccggcaaggctcgatcacacaaataacaatccAAAATAAAGTTCAAAACTATCGTTACAGATACACGgggcatcaccccggcaaatataaaacttgctaaactgatatatacatatatctgggaactcgactccacgctcgactcactgggtaccactagatgacgctccaccaaacgcgtcaaatccccctggataacctgctatggaatcatAAACAACCAtagcataaaaagaaaacaggggtcggaccccagtacgaagaactagaaaaattacgacaaatataactgacatgaataaaatcaagtacaatgcaatgaaatgcaatgcaatgcgtgacaggtatcaatggaataagggataccaaatggagtccaaataatcgtatcacaataatctcagtggccacccgtgccaggaacgcagcagacctcgaatcttCACTGCTAATCCACACACGTAGCATCGAAGGATGACGggagcgacccgtccagcctcttgctgtcatcaggagtgtcgtacgtagcatcggagggcgaCAGGAACTACCTGTCCgtgcctcatgctatctcaggagtgcactaaacaatgtcactcgctccatgatgactcaatacatctcaagagatcaatatcaatagtaatcaaaggagtcaaggctcaacgtgctatgtaaAACTGTTAACATGCTTATTTGACGAATATCCCTTAATATTTTCaatcaaaatatatttgaaatttattttattttcttaaatgcAAATAGGGATTATTCTCAATTTTGCACATTAACAATCAatgtaaatgagtgaatgcaatcataaaatccacataagcacataaagcacgttatcactcattacaaaatacttaatatcattacatgtcattataggcgtcgtaatataaacagctcatacgtacctcaaccaacacttaatttaccacataaaatatctcaagtatttctcgaatatttcaatcccaaattttcaaaatctgtaatttcagaaaaattgcttataaatcctaaaattcatatatatCAATTCTAACACATCTAAATATCCAAACAGTGATTTAAACATCTCTACAATTCGAAAATTCCAAAGAATATaatctgaaattttgaattaattccccaataatttctgaaaaatagtcaataccttcaatcgactccgatataatacctacaaccaataataaatcaaatatcaattatcggaAGTCAATTGAATCAACATTCCCAAAATTCGAAACCTTAGCTACTGAAAATACCACAAAGCTTGGAATTAAAGGTCTAAACAACTGACACAATCTTCCCCTAACCTCCGACGACGATCGGCGGCGGCGAACGACGGCGGCTGGTGCGATGGGTTTCTGGGAAtctcaataaaaatatgaaatataggtACCGAAAGATAGCTCTCGTCGAGAGGATTCCGaaactatatttattttcaaaaatcggCCACAAA comes from Henckelia pumila isolate YLH828 chromosome 4, ASM3356847v2, whole genome shotgun sequence and encodes:
- the LOC140862052 gene encoding putative late blight resistance protein homolog R1A-3, encoding MADFDCILGNEGFMIYALDATKEEKLKVSNIPVVKDFPDVFPDEIPGFSPQREIDLSIELMLGTSPIFRAPYRLAPAKLKELKTQLQELLEKKIAIESRSCETSAQQKPNSLLKVEASNMAAAYSALMSLMHTSEMIMHPSQQWLRIHRNMIGSLLQKVRLLQEFLEDYSHRAHQEMAGLERQIADMAYAAEDVIESHVLDQVLARSTGSEAKSSTSFSQYIHKVIEEMEDLMEDKLMRIKETIGKSEEDPTFTDFSPAVPSRSAAKENTTMMGADEKLNELLDILTGQQSNRQMVAIVGMGGIGKTTLAKYVYEHPLNKHHFDIRAWATISQKHSARKIISEMLSEIGQSRAESPLGDGELGQQSYKSEEKGDDERLGEQLHKSLCGRRYLIVMDDLWSTDAWYAIKRFFPDHGCSNGSRILITTREGNVVADLSSCRPFEMEFLNADRSWELLSEKVFGDRECPPELEKLGKTIAKNCGGLPLAIVVIGGLLAKSDKTTLSWKHVAENLNSIINSEDKEKCLEILYLSYNNLPIHLKPCFLYLAMAREGPDIHDIPSLIKIWVSEGFLKPISDKSLEEAANEYITDLIDRNLIFVRSRGDLGELHRCGIHDLLRDLCLREAQKINLCGVIDLQNPAIPSEIKFMRGIGFGQASLKPKRYIPCGLELEGQASLTRSIIYGSDSTQWYTTNFRLLRLFRGIYLPDEILQLMNLRFMSFQSDFVRDTRFISSISLFWNIQTLHVHVTFEPLSLPPEIWILPHLRHLECSSGCVLPDPPADHHILENLQTLSTVVNFRCSEEACTRLPNLKKLDVIYDRLPQGVEYWTFLQNLAHLQKLQSLYFSVDSPISWEHLSFPPSLKKLTISGCSLPWEDMSIVGSLPNLELLRLWSDPRKRLTWCPIQGQFVRLKVLQIADIDLVHWRADNTHFPVLQHLILRHLNLEEFPQDFGEHPTLGKIEVFYCSDSTKAWAEQIGEEQESFGNDGFRVEVHERKDNRNGSQGV